In Osmerus eperlanus chromosome 17, fOsmEpe2.1, whole genome shotgun sequence, a single genomic region encodes these proteins:
- the LOC134038017 gene encoding cadherin EGF LAG seven-pass G-type receptor 1-like, with protein MESSVCWIWVGILFNVPLTGCFELHLSDTLQPRTVVANFSLGPGWTYKVDRTLTPKYIQNFLQVEWQEGVIRLSQNVDCARAPRNPVPVYLRVGSVSPGNFMLTRFNVFVHGQDCFIKYRRKNILGEPDIDIHYLTELDNTSCLPAGSLLLNVSKLLPAFTRNVIFTASECSGKYLKAVFAQGNLFLGHNFCLERGERTAPSLRCALRGDRVSVRVRVQIVTSERRGSLSDAVQRMPDKWNRRRRRNANASPQFQLPNYQVSVPENEAAGTRVITLKAADPDDGEEGRLEYGMEALFDSRSNDFFLIDPQTGSITTFQALDREIKDTHVFKVTVTDNGSPRRSATTYLTVTVSDTNDHGPVFEQTEYRVSIRENVEVGFEVMTIRATDGDAPSNANMIYKIVNGDGVNAVFEIDQRNGLVRIRERPDRETMSQYQLIVEANDQGKDPGPRSASATVNISVEDENDNYPQFSEKRYVVQVPENVAVNTKVTQVEASDKDEGNNAKVHYSIISGNVKGQFYIHSPTGVIDVINPLDYEMIREYNLRIKAQDGGRPPLINGTGMVVVQVVDVNDNAPMFVSTPFQATVLENVAVGYSVIHIQAIDADSGNNARLHYRLTDTGPSFPFTVNNSTGWITVSEELDRETTEFYAFGVEASDHGVPVMSSSASVSITVLDVNDNVPTFTEKVYALKINEDAVVGTSVATLTAVDRDVNSVVTYQISSGNTRNRFAITSQSGGGLVTLALPLDYKQERQYVLTVTASDGTRSDTAQVFINVTDANTHRPVFQSANYQVTISEDRPIGSTVVVISATDEDTGENARITYVMEDNVPQFKIEQDSGAITTQTEIDYEVQASYTLAIVARDNGIPQKSDTTYVEIIVLDANDNAPQFLRDVYQGTVFEDAPVYTSVLQISASDRDAGSNGRLSYTFQGGEDGDGDFFVEPYSGIIRTARKLDRENVQVYSLKAYAVDRGVPQLTAAVEVQVSVLDINDNAPVFEKDELFVYVEENSPVGSVVARVSASDPDEGTNAQIMYQIVEGNVPEVFQLDIFNGDLTALADLDYESRTEYVIVVQATSAPLVSRATVHIRLVDVNDNPPVLKDFEIIFNNYVTNKSNSFPSGVIGRVPARDPDVSDKLQYSFLSGNELSLLLLNPETGDLRLSRDLDNNRPLEAPMVVSVTASSPPASSPPASSPPASSPLVSSPPASSSQPLAPSLCSPASSSQPLAPSLEPPASARQPLAPSL; from the exons ATGGAATCGTCCGTGTGTTGGATCTGGGTTGGTATTCTATTCAACGTGCCGCTGACGGGATGTTTCGAATTGCACCTTTCGGATACGTTACAACCGCGGACCGTTGTGGCCAATTTTTCGCTTGGGCCCGGTTGGACGTACAAAGTAGACAGGACTTTAACTCCTAAATACATTCAGAACTTTTTACAAGTGGAATGGCAAGAGGGAGTGATACGTTTATCCCAAAATGTGGACTGTGCGCGTGCACCAAGGAACCCGGTGCCCGTCTACCTCCGTGTTGGATCTGTATCACCTGGAAACTTCATGCTGACACGTTTCAATGTGTTTGTGCACGGGCAGGATTGTTTCATCAAATACAGACGAAAGAACATATTAGGTGAGCCAGACATTGACATCCATTATCTAACAGAACTAGATAatacttcctgtcttcctgcaGGTAGTTTGCTGTTGAATGTATCTAAATTGTTGCCGGCTTTTACGCGAAACGTTATATTTACTGCCTCTGAATGTTCAGGAAAATACCTAAAAGCGGTTTTTGCTCAAGGGAATTTGTTTTTGGGTCATAACTTTTGTTTGGAGCGTGGGGAACGGACCGCGCCGTCTCTGCGTTGTGCTTTGCGCGGTGACCGCGTCTCCGTGCGCGTGAGAGTGCAGATCGTGACATCGGAGAGACGTGGATCTTTATCAGATGCCGTTCAGAGAATGCCTGACAAATGGAACCGCAGAAGACGCAGGAACGCCAACGCGTCCCCTCAGTTCCAGCTGCCCAACTATCAGGTGTCGGTCCCGGAGAACGAGGCAGCGGGAACCCGCGTTATCACTCTGAAGGCCGCAGACCCGGACgacggggaggagggaaggctgGAGTACGGTATGGAGGCTTTGTTCGACAGCCGATCCAACGACTTTTTCCTCATAGACCCACAGACGGGAAGCATTACCACCTTCCAGGCGTTAGATAGAGAGATCAAAGACACCCACGTTTTTAAAGTAACGGTGACAGACAATGGTTCCCCCAGGCGCTCAGCCACGACTTACCTCACCGTCACGGTGAGCGACACAAACGATCACGGGCCTGTGTTTGAGCAAACCGAATACCGTGTTAGCATACGGGAGAACGTGGAAGTGGGCTTTGAAGTCATGACGATAAGAGCCACAGACGGAGACGCGCCCTCCAACGCCAACATGATCTACAAGATCGTCAACGGCGACGGGGTGAACGCCGTTTTCGAAATTGACCAGCGGAACGGTCTGGTGAGGATCCGAGAGCGGCCCGACCGAGAAACGATGTCCCAGTACCAGCTGATCGTGGAGGCTAACGACCAGGGGAAAGACCCCGGCCCACGGAGCGCCTCCGCCACCGTCAACATTTCCGTCGAAGATGAGAACGACAACTACCCGCAGTTCAGCGAGAAGCGCTACGTGGTCCAGGTGCCCGAGAACGTGGCCGTCAACACCAAGGTGACGCAGGTGGAGGCCAGCGACAAGGACGAGGGAAACAACGCCAAGGTCCACTACAGCATCATCAGCGGGAACGTGAAGGGCCAGTTCTACATCCACTCCCCCACGGGCGTCATCGACGTCATCAACCCCCTGGATTACGAGATGATCAGGGAGTATAACCTGCGGATCAAGGCGCAGGATGGAGGACGGCCCCCGTTGATTAACGGGacggggatggtggtggtgcaGGTGGTGGATGTGAACGACAACGCGCCCATGTTCGTCAGCACGCCCTTCCAAGCCACCGTCCTGGAGAACGTTGCCGTGGGATACTCGGTGATCCACATCCAGGCCATCGACGCCGACTCGGGCAACAACGCCCGCCTGCACTACCGGCTGACGGACACCGGCCCCAGTTTCCCGTTCACCGTCAACAACAGCACCGGGTGGATCACCGTGAGCGAGGAGCTGGACCGGGAGACCACAGAGTTCTACGCCTTCGGCGTGGAAGCGAGCGACCACGGCGTGCCGGTGATGTCGTCCTCGGCGAGCGTGAGCATCACGGTGCTCGACGTTAACGATAACGTCCCCACGTTCACGGAGAAGGTGTACGCCCTGAAGATCAACGAGGACGCCGTGGTGGGCACCAGCGTCGCCACGCTGACCGCGGTGGATCGGGACGTGAACAGCGTGGTGACGTATCAGATCTCCAGCGGCAACACGCGGAACCGCTTCGCCATCACCAGTCAGAGCGGGGGGGGACTGGTCACTCTGGCGCTGCCCCTCGACTACAAGCAGGAGCGTCAGTACGTCCTGACGGTCACCGCGTCTGATGGCACGCGCTCCGACACCGCGCAGGTCTTCATCAACGTCACGGACGCCAACACGCACCGGCCGGTGTTCCAGAGTGCCAACTACCAGGTGACCATCAGCGAGGACCGTCCAATCGGCTCCACCGTAGTCGTCATCAGCGCCACGGACGAGGACACGGGCGAGAACGCCAGGATCACCTACGTGATGGAGGACAACGTCCCCCAGTTCAAGATCGAACAGGACTCGGGCGCCATCACCACCCAGACGGAGATCGACTACGAGGTTCAGGCGTCGTACACGCTCGCCATCGTCGCCAGGGACAACGGTATCCCTCAGAAGTCGGACACGACGTACGTGGAGATCATCGTGCTGGATGCCAACGACAACGCTCCCCAGTTCCTGCGAGACGTGTACCAGGGGACCGTGTTCGAGGACGCGCCCGTCTACACCAGCGTCCTGCAGATCTCCGCCTCCGACAGAGACGCCGGCTCCAATGGCCGCCTGAGCTACACCttccagggaggggaggacggaGACGGGGATTTCTTTGTGGAACCGTACTCCGGAATCATCCGGACCGCCCGGAAACTGGACCGGGAGAACGTACAGGTCTACAGCCTCAAGGCGTATGCGGTGGACCGCGGGGTTCCCCAGTTGACAGCGGCGGTTGAGGTCCAGGTGTCGGTGCTGGACATCAACGACAACGCGCCGGTGTTCGAGAAGGACGAGCTGTTTGTGTACGTGGAGGAGAACAGCCCCGTGGGGTCCGTGGTGGCCCGGGTCAGTGCCAGCGACCCAGACGAGGGCACCAACGCCCAGATCATGTACCAGATCGTGGAGGGCAACGTCCCAGAGGTCTTCCAGCTGGACATCTTCAACGGGGACCTGACGGCTCTCGCCGACCTCGACTACGAGAGCAGGACGGAGTATGTTATCGTTGTCCAGGCAACATCGGCTCCGCTGGTCAGCCGGGCCACGGTCCACATCCGGCTGGTGGACGTGAACGACAACCCCCCCGTTCTGAAGGACTTCGAGATCATCTTCAACAACTACGTCACCAACAAGTCCAACAGCTTCCCCTCGGGAGTGATCGGCAGGGTGCCGGCCCGCGACCCGGACGTGTCCGACAAGCTGCAGTACAGCTTCCTGTCTGGGAACGAGCTCAGCCTGCTCCTGCTGAACCCGGAGACGGGAGACCTGAGACTCAGcagagacttggacaacaacagACCCCTGGAGGCTCCCATGGTGGTGTCTGTCACAG CCTCTAGCCCGCCAGCCTCTAGCCCGCCAGCCTCTAGCCCGCCAGCCTCTAGCCCGCTAGTCTCTAGCCCGCCAGCCTCTAGCTCTCagcctctagcccccagcctctgcTCGCCAGCCTCTAGCTCTCagcctctagcccccagcctcgagcccccagcctctgcccgCCAGCCTCTAGCTCCCagcctctag